In the genome of uncultured Methanobrevibacter sp., the window GATTATCATAGGGGCAGGATTTGTTGGAATGGAATTTGCATCAATCCTTGCAGAAGCAGGACTTGAAGCAGATGTGATAATCAGAGGAGATATGGCATTAAAATACTTCCACCAACCTTACGTTCAACATGTGATTGAAATACTTAAAGAGAAAAACATCAGATTCCACTTCAATGAAACCGTAACAGAAATCATTAAAGATGAGAATGTTGTAATCGATAATCCTGAAGAAAGAGTTCTTAATCTTGAAAATGCATTGAATACTGATGATAAATTAAGAGATCCTGATGCTAAAATAGATAATAAGGCTTATGAAAATGCATTTACAGTAAACTGTGAAAGCGGACTAAGCTTAACTGGAGACTATGTCATTGCAGCTATGGGAAGAGAGGCAAATGTAGAGGACATTGGCCTTGAAAATGTTGGATTGGCATACACCAAAAGAGGAATTAAGGTAAATGAATACCTCCAAACTGATGTTCCTAATATCTATGCATGCGGTGATGTAGCGGATAGTGGAATTGCTAAGCTTGTAACCGTTGCGATTCATCAATCCAAATACCTTGGAAAAGCATTATTGGAGAAAAATCCTGAGAAAATAGATTATCCTGTTGTTCCTGCAGTTGCTTACACCATTCCAAGAATAGCTACAGTGGGAGTTCCTGCATTTGTAGCTGAAGAGATGGATGGATATGAAGTTCATAGAATCCAATATGGTAAGTCATATTCACTTGAGCTTAAAAACGATAGGACTGCTGAAGCAAAGGTCATTGTAGATAAGGACCTTCAAATAGTCGGTGCAGAAATCATGGCAGCAGATGCTGAAAATGTGGCAAATATGTTTACATTCATCATCAATCAAAAAATAAGCCTTAAAGAGCTTGACCATATGATTTATGCATTCCCTTCAAGCAGTTCTGTATGTTTGTATAAATTGCATAATATACATTATGCATTTTAAATAGGAATCAATTATTTTCCTATTTTTTCTATTTTTTCTATTTTTAATTTTTTATAATTTTATAATTTTTATTATTTTATATATTTTTTAAAATTTTTTATAATGTTTTTATTTTTTTATAATTTTATATAATCTTTAAAATTTCTTTTAATGTTTTTATTTTTTTATATTTTTATGATTTTTTATAAGGCCCATAATTTTCCAATTTCTTACTTGCTATCCTTGATGCAAAATCAGCAGATTCTATTAAAGTTTTATTATTTAATATTGCTAATATATATGCAGCCATATAAGTATCACCACATCCAGTAGCATCTACAATATTATCACATTTAACTGCATTTATTTTAATAGTTGTACCACCAACTTCAATAATTCTTGAACCTTTGCTACCATTTGTGATAACTAAGTTGGAATCTGCAAATTTTTCACTTTTTATGATATCAAATTCACTCTCATCCATGAAAATTGTATCACTTATATCAAAAACATGATCTAGATTATCAGATAGTTTTAATATCATCGAATTATCTTCATCCATAAATCTTAAGAAACCTTGAAGTGAAACATAGATTGGAACTTCAAAAGTTTTCAGAAATTCCAAAGTTTCAATTGGAAAGTCATTGCTGTTAAGTGGTGTCAAGACAAAGGCATCGATATCATCATTATCAATTTCACATTCTTCAAAAATATTTTTCAATTCATCGCTGAGTATAGGAACATTTGCAAAATTAGTTGATTGCCTTCTTATATCTAGATTATCCTTATCAGGATATTCATTAATGAAATGATGTGTTTCATCCTTTAAAATGAGTTTAACTTTTGATTTATCTGGAAATGAATTGATTAAATCCTCACTTGAAGCATTTACAATAGCTAAATAATCCTCATTAAACTCTTCATAGACAAAGCTTTGGAAATAACTGGCTCCCCCTACCTTTGAGTTTTCCTTATCTCCAATGATAATAAGATCTTCACATGCTGGCCCAATTAAAACAAGTGTCATTGCAATCCATCATTATTTGTTTTTAATAGAAAAAATAAAATTTCCAATTTAAAAATATTCATTCAAATATTATAAATTTTCAATCTAAAATTATTTTCTTTTTAAAAATATATAAATATAGTGAAAGATTAATTAGTATAAAAAAAGAAATTAAATTAATATAAACAAAAAACTAATTTTCGTAAATAAAAAAAACAATTATAGGTAATAAGATGGATATTTTAAGCTTACCCATTAACATCATCATTGGAAATGTAATATCTTTTTTTGCATCAATTGCACTTATTTTAAGTTGCATTGTCAATGACAAAAGGGAAGCTTATAAGTATCAGGTTATTGAAGCGCTCATTCTTACAGTTTCTTCAGCATTTTTCCTATCATGGACCGGAATACTTACCATGCTCATTGCAGCAGCAAGGAACTACTTAGTAATGAATGAAAAGTTAAGTTCCAAATTAGCGATTATGTTCATCATAATTACCCTAATCATTTGCCCTATAATCAATACAATGGGCTTGATTGGACTTCTTCCTATGATTGGAATCATACAGCTTACCATTTGCAACTATTACTTGAAAACAATCAAATGGATTAAGGTAGCATTCATTGTAAACGTTTTGATTTATGCAATTTACTTTATAGGAATCTACGATATTGTATCATGCCTTACTCAAGTGATTACAGCAATAATTGGATTTATTTCATTATTTAAGTTAATTAAAAATGAAAAAGAAGAAAAAATAATTTAAATAAAAATAAATGAATAAATACTGCATTAATTCTTTGATAATAAAAAAAGAAAATATTTGAAGAGAGAAACTTAAGAATTACTCTTCATTACTAAAATATTTTGTAAAGATATATGCAAGAATTGATCCTGCAAAGTTTTGCCATACTGAATATAATGCTCCAGGAACTGTTGCCAAAGTCAATGCTGGGAAATGTGTTTTTGCAAGACTTGTAGACAATCCTGAGTTCTGGAAAGCAAGTTCAATAGCAATGGTAACCATCTGTTTTCTCTTCATTCCAGACAAGTAACCTACCGCAAATCCTAAAAGCATTGCTATGAAATATTGCAAAACGATTGCAGCAATTATTACAAGAGATGAACTGATGATTGCTTCCTTGTTTGCTCCAATGACTCCTGCAACGATTATCGCAATAACAACAGAAGACAATGCAGGCAAATAATCCTTCAATTTCTCACAAAAGTCTGGAAATTTATAGTTAAGGAACAATCCTAAAGCTATTGGAATTATTACAATCTGCACAATTGAAATGAACATGTCAACTGGATTGAACGCTATTGTATTTCCAATCAGAAGCAATGTGATTATTGGAGTTAAGATAGGTGAAATAACTGTGGAAACTGCAGTGAGTGAAACTGAAAGCGCCACATCACCTTTTGCTAGAAATGTGATTACATCAGATGCTGTTCCTCCAGGAACTGTTCCAACAAGAACAAGCCCTACAGTCAATGCCTCATTTAAAGATAAGATGCTTGCAATTGCAAATGCTATCAATGGCATTAACAGATATTGGGCACTGACCCCTAACAAAATCTCTTTAGGCCTTTTGAATACATTTACAAAGTTCTCTATTTTTAATGTTGTACCCATTCCAAAGAGGATTACCCCTAAAAGAACATTAATAACATTTATTCCCATAAACTCTTCCATAACCCAATTGAATGAATTTGGAATGATTACAGCAATTACAACTGCAATAAGAATGATTATAAAAAAATATTTTTCAACCAATTTAAAAATTCTTTTCATAACTTTAATATTTGTTAAATCTATAAATAAATGTTTATATTAAAGAATTAAATCATAAGGAACACATGAAAAAATCTCTTACTTCACTAAACTTAAATATTTTTAAAAATAATATATTAACATGACTTTCATGAATAATAATGCAAATATAAAACAATTCCAATTGATTAAATTCCTAAATGAAAACGTCAATGATGATCATGTGATATCAAGAATTTCAATTGTACTTCGTAGAGACAAATTAGAAGCTCCTTATTATATGAATACCAAAATCAGACTCTCTTCTTGCCTTGATAATGGAGAAAATGGACTTATTCATGCAATGAACATATTAAATCATAGCAGAATGTACAATTTAACTGAAGACCGATACAATGAAATTAAATCATTGATTATTGATACATTTGAGAACAAACAATCTGAACAAGTTGAATTCTCTAAAAATGATAAACAGATTAAAATAGATTTAATGTCTAAAAACGATGAAGAATTCAAGAATCTTTATGAAAACTATCATGAACTTTTTGAGAAAATAGATAATCTGATTGATTAGAGAACATTATCATATAAAAAAAATTATAAAAAAATTATAAAAAATAAGAAATTAACCAATAATACGGGGATTAATCAATGAAAGAAATTGAGAAAATGCAAGCTGGATTGGAATATTGTTATGACGATGAAGATATTTCAATGATGAAATTGCATGCCATAGAAAATGCAAACGTATTTAATTCTCTCGCAGAAGATGATTTAGACAAACAGCATGAGGTATTATCCGAGATTTTAGGTTCTGTTGGTGAAAAGGTATGGATTGCAAAGCGATTCTGCTTTGATAATGGCAAAAACATTTTCATCGGCAACAATTTTACTGGAAACTTCAACTTGACAATACTTGACATCAAAGAAGTCTACATTGGAGATAATGTAATGATTGGTCCAAATACTACTATAACAACAGTTGGCCATCCATTATCCCCTAAAAAAAGACGAGACCATTTGGCACAGGCCTCTGAAATCAGAATTGGAAATGACGTATGGTTAGGTGCAAATGTGACAATTCTTCCTGGAGTGACCATTGGAAATAATGTGGTTGTTGGTGCTGGTGCAGTGGTCAGCAAAGACATTCCTGACAATTCCCTTGCACTTGGAGTTCCTGCGAGAGTTGTTAAAAAATTGGAAAATGATATTGATTGATTAAAAAAATAATAAAAAAAAATGATTTAAAAAATGATTTAAAAAGAGGAAAAATATAAAAATAAAAAATAGGTTAAGTTTTAACTTAACCAAAGTTTTTCTAAAATAATGGATCTTTCACTCTAGCAATCCTAAATGAATTAAGTATAACCACCAAAGTTAATCCCAGGTCACCAATACCAACAGACGTCATTAAAGTAATTAAACCTAATATCGCAAGGATTACAAAGAGAGCCTTTACGAAAATGGATAGTGAAATGTTTTGTTTAATAATATTCATTGTCTTTTGGCTTAAACTGAATAGGTAAGGCAACTTACTAATGTCATCCTGCATTAGAGCCACATCAGCGGTTTCAATAGCTACATCGGAACCTGCAGCACCCATTGCAATACCGATGTTTGCACGTGCCAATGCAGGTGCATCATTGATACCGTCACCAACCATAGCCACATCACCAAACTTGTTACGGATAGTGTCAAGAATGTTTAGCTTATCTTCAGGCAAAAGATTGGAGTAGACATAATCCAGTCCGATTTCATCAGCAACTTTCTTGGCAGCAATCTTATTGTCACCAGTTAACATAATGGTTTTTACACCTTGTTCCTTAAGATCCTTGATTACATCTGGAGCATTGTCACGAATCTTATCAACAACTGTTAAGCTTGCAATAACTCCATCCTCATCACCAATGAAGACAACTGTTTTACCTTCGGCAGAGAACTGATTAATTTCTTCTTGGGAAATGTTAAACTCACTGCCTTCAATTAAAGACTCATTTGCAGCATAGAATTGTTTTCCTTCAACATTAGCTATAATGCCTTTTCCAGGAACATTCTTAAAGTCCTCAATTTCCTCAAACTCTATATCATTTAATGTAGCATAATTAACAATCGCATTTGCTATAGGGTGAGATGAACTGTTCTCCAATGAAGCAGCTATCCTGACAATTTCATCTTCAGCATAATCATCATTCAATACATTGATGTCACTTAATTCGAGTTTTCCTTCTGTTAAGGTACCTGTTTTATCGAAAATTACCGCTTTTACATTACGCATTTCCTCTACATAGGTACTTCCTTTGATTAACACCCCTTTTTTGGTAGCTGAAGTGATAGCTGACACCATACCGATTGGAGTGGAAATCAGGAATGCACAAGGACATGAGATTACCATAATTGAAAGTGCTTTGTAAACCCAGTCCACAAGGTTTTGTCCAAAGAACAAGGGAGGTACGAACGCCACACAAGCTGCAATTACAATCATCAATGGAGTGTAATACTTGGAAATACGTTCTACCAAAGTTTCAGTGTTTGATCTATTCAATTGAGACCTTTTAACAAGGGTTACAATTTTAGAAATAACTGAATCCTTAGCTTCTTTTGTTACAACCATTTCCAAATACCCGTCTTCATTAACGGTACCTGAGAAGACTTCATCCCCAACAGTCTTGGTTACAGGAAGACTTTCACCGGTAATGGATGCCTGATTGATTGAAGAAATACCTGAAACTATATTTCCATCCAAAGGAACTTTGTCTCCAGGCCTTATAACTACAATTTCACCGATTTTGACATCATCAACATTACGGACTTCCTCTCCATCTTCAACTTTTACCCTTGCAGTT includes:
- a CDS encoding NAD(P)/FAD-dependent oxidoreductase; amino-acid sequence: MDYDVIYIGSGNAAWQGGRFLRKADLKILIVEESLYGGTCANRGCNSKALLDAPYEIKALADNFEGCGKSGDFDVDWTALMELKRKRIANMAPFLDGKFKEYDLDVAHGKGIIIDEHTVQVGEEKFTTEKIVICTGLKPVIPDIPGKEYLHDSTDFLDIDELPKHAIIIGAGFVGMEFASILAEAGLEADVIIRGDMALKYFHQPYVQHVIEILKEKNIRFHFNETVTEIIKDENVVIDNPEERVLNLENALNTDDKLRDPDAKIDNKAYENAFTVNCESGLSLTGDYVIAAMGREANVEDIGLENVGLAYTKRGIKVNEYLQTDVPNIYACGDVADSGIAKLVTVAIHQSKYLGKALLEKNPEKIDYPVVPAVAYTIPRIATVGVPAFVAEEMDGYEVHRIQYGKSYSLELKNDRTAEAKVIVDKDLQIVGAEIMAADAENVANMFTFIINQKISLKELDHMIYAFPSSSSVCLYKLHNIHYAF
- a CDS encoding PfkB family carbohydrate kinase; this translates as MTLVLIGPACEDLIIIGDKENSKVGGASYFQSFVYEEFNEDYLAIVNASSEDLINSFPDKSKVKLILKDETHHFINEYPDKDNLDIRRQSTNFANVPILSDELKNIFEECEIDNDDIDAFVLTPLNSNDFPIETLEFLKTFEVPIYVSLQGFLRFMDEDNSMILKLSDNLDHVFDISDTIFMDESEFDIIKSEKFADSNLVITNGSKGSRIIEVGGTTIKINAVKCDNIVDATGCGDTYMAAYILAILNNKTLIESADFASRIASKKLENYGPYKKS
- a CDS encoding YgjV family protein, with product MDILSLPINIIIGNVISFFASIALILSCIVNDKREAYKYQVIEALILTVSSAFFLSWTGILTMLIAAARNYLVMNEKLSSKLAIMFIIITLIICPIINTMGLIGLLPMIGIIQLTICNYYLKTIKWIKVAFIVNVLIYAIYFIGIYDIVSCLTQVITAIIGFISLFKLIKNEKEEKII
- a CDS encoding bile acid:sodium symporter family protein is translated as MKRIFKLVEKYFFIIILIAVVIAVIIPNSFNWVMEEFMGINVINVLLGVILFGMGTTLKIENFVNVFKRPKEILLGVSAQYLLMPLIAFAIASILSLNEALTVGLVLVGTVPGGTASDVITFLAKGDVALSVSLTAVSTVISPILTPIITLLLIGNTIAFNPVDMFISIVQIVIIPIALGLFLNYKFPDFCEKLKDYLPALSSVVIAIIVAGVIGANKEAIISSSLVIIAAIVLQYFIAMLLGFAVGYLSGMKRKQMVTIAIELAFQNSGLSTSLAKTHFPALTLATVPGALYSVWQNFAGSILAYIFTKYFSNEE
- a CDS encoding sugar O-acetyltransferase, whose translation is MKEIEKMQAGLEYCYDDEDISMMKLHAIENANVFNSLAEDDLDKQHEVLSEILGSVGEKVWIAKRFCFDNGKNIFIGNNFTGNFNLTILDIKEVYIGDNVMIGPNTTITTVGHPLSPKKRRDHLAQASEIRIGNDVWLGANVTILPGVTIGNNVVVGAGAVVSKDIPDNSLALGVPARVVKKLENDID
- a CDS encoding cation-translocating P-type ATPase, whose product is MVENKCYDPDCNEEECFNPEHYNYICFDPDCSDEKCMNEKHYNKQLLKDYQKSTDLSVFDHREEIDYDEDVDISLCGCPDCADDDHDHDHDHHHDHSHEHNHDHSHGHEHEHGHEEEKHDESCRCGCEDDDCHDEEDDHEHHHDHNHNHHHEHEEESCGCGCDDDDCHDEDHEHHHEHGHEHNLKIVENSCEDPDCDCHDHGHNHEHDHHHHGHERHHDHDHDHEHEDGTCGCGCDDDDDDFSLCGCPDCTDDEDKEEHEELIAEGKPLIYNRPIQIMVSSGILFIGGHILEWLSFDHTIVTIIYMLGALIAGYEIAILAYKSLVKRHTVGPALLVVIACIASFIIGHGEEGAAVALLYYIAEFLEDLAEHRAKRSIKSLVELAPETARVKVEDGEEVRNVDDVKIGEIVVIRPGDKVPLDGNIVSGISSINQASITGESLPVTKTVGDEVFSGTVNEDGYLEMVVTKEAKDSVISKIVTLVKRSQLNRSNTETLVERISKYYTPLMIVIAACVAFVPPLFFGQNLVDWVYKALSIMVISCPCAFLISTPIGMVSAITSATKKGVLIKGSTYVEEMRNVKAVIFDKTGTLTEGKLELSDINVLNDDYAEDEIVRIAASLENSSSHPIANAIVNYATLNDIEFEEIEDFKNVPGKGIIANVEGKQFYAANESLIEGSEFNISQEEINQFSAEGKTVVFIGDEDGVIASLTVVDKIRDNAPDVIKDLKEQGVKTIMLTGDNKIAAKKVADEIGLDYVYSNLLPEDKLNILDTIRNKFGDVAMVGDGINDAPALARANIGIAMGAAGSDVAIETADVALMQDDISKLPYLFSLSQKTMNIIKQNISLSIFVKALFVILAILGLITLMTSVGIGDLGLTLVVILNSFRIARVKDPLF